The genomic stretch CACTACCCGACTAATAGTGTTTCCAACGCCATCGTCGGCAAAGTCCATGTCATCGAGATTTAGATGCTGTCGATAGCTCCAGACCTCTTCCAGGGAGATGTCCTCTTTCCGACTTGGATCCTGGTATGGTTTTAAAAAGTATGCTGACCGTGGTGCTACAAGGTAGATAGCACCTCGATCTTTGACATGTGGCGGTTTTCGGGTTCGACATGGGGGTAATACTTTTTTGACCTGCTCGAGCATTTGATCGCCTGGGCGGCCCATCAAGTCGACGGTTGTGAGCTCTTCGTTCTTGCCGTTCAACAGCCAGATTGGCGGGCTATATGTCTTCCACCAGAAGGCGTGAGTGACTGTTTCGTTCGTCTTGGCAATGTGCATCTGGACGGGGACAATGCCGCCTTGATGATAGAGGCCCATTAACATGCCCAGAGCGAGATTGAAAATGATCCAGGAGACGATCCATGGCGTCTTGAATCGAGGGCTTGGTAGACGTATCGAAGATAGTATTAGCGGTACCGCGGGTAACAGGAATCTAGCCTCCTGGTGCGGGAAGATACTGAGTAAAGCAATGCCAGATAAAGCCGAGACGAGATTCATGGTAACATGTGCCCTGCGTAAGAAGAATAAGAGCGGAGCGGCCGGCCCGAGAAGTTGAGGAAGGTTGACCAGGAAGTGCTGATAACGTGGATGAATGCCATGCTGGGCAAGGTTTGCGGAGTCGGAATTGTAGATGAAATTGTTGAAGGGTGTAATGACGGCGGCTGTAAAGACTTTGGAGAAAGCGAATTCGCCAGGGGTATAAAACGCCGTGTCCACGCAAATGGCAAGGAAGGCTGTAAAGAGAGCGACTGCAGCGAGGAAGACCAGAGAAAAGGGTCTGCAAGAGTCAGTGATGGTCGATCAGTTGGCAACAAAGGTAACTGACTTCCGTCGGAAATGTGGCAGTAAAGTTGTCGCAGGAACAATCAAGAAGGCAGGAAAAGTGATGCGATTGAAGACGCCTACAACGGCCATGAAGCCTAAGAGGGACGAGGCGAGGATGCCTGAGCATTTCTGCAACTTGCGTTAGCTGCATGTCCTAGAAGAGCTACGGACCGAAGACTTGCCTTATCTTCTGTAATCCTCTGGATCAACACTAGGCTCCACGTCACCAGCAGCGTCTCGAGACTGTTGGAGAACGTGTGCGTCTGGAAGGTCCAGGTTACATATGAGGATGCGACAAGTACCACTGCAACGCGTCGCGCGCGGGGTGAAGCGACCAGCTCGTGTATAGCCCAGTCTTCGAGTACGACGCTCAGGGCGAGCATGAGTATGCGCAAAGTCCAATATACAAGCGAGGGCGATACATCATGTCCGTTCCCCTCCCATAGCCAACGCAAGATGTACATGGGCCAGCCGTATGCGAGCCATAGTGGAAAGGTGCTGCGAATGGGGTGATCGGAAGTGAATTCCCAAGTTTCGTGGACAGGGTAGGAGAAGACGCGTCCTGGCAGTTTGTCAGTCGCGAAAGGCACACGAATGCGCACAGTCAGTGTCATCAACGTACCAGCAATGACCTCTGGGCCCTGAAAGTTCTCGTCCGGGTGGAGGTAGCTAGGCGCCAGGGCAAAATAGACGCGCACCAGAATTAGTAGAAAATAGACTCTCGTTGACATGATGCGAGTAGTCGAGGTGCACCGTGGTATGCGATAGCGGGGTCGCGCAGGCGCATGTCTGTCGCCAGTGTTTTTGTTTGCACGAGAATTGAGGCCAGCAAATTGTCTTAGTGCTAACCTACGTCAGAGAACAGTCGCACGCGGACAGGGGGTACGGATTAGAAACCACAGCGAATGGTGGGTAGTGCACTAGGCATATTCAAACTACATGGTGCAAAGAAGCATAGGTGGTATACCGGCCTTTCATCAGGCGGCCTGGTCATATGCTCCCCCCCCTTATGGGTCGGATCACGTGGCAGCTTGTTAATGGACCTTAAGTAATCTTCGCGTTGAGCATCCAATGCAGGTGTTTGTAACATCTACTTAGGCATCCATGTGCATTGAGACGCGCATGTCTAGACACTGAGATTAATGATTGATCGGCGAGCACTGTCATGGGATGGTTCCCACTGCCTGGGGGGTAATACGTCACTACAGTCAATAGATGGTTCAATTCAATGCACAAGATTGAAAGCAAAAGCAAGCGGCATTTCCATGGTATGAAACGTATTAGCCCAAGGCATCCATTCAGTTGTTATACTTATTCTGGCAACTTCTACCGGGGCGGGGGGCACGGCACCGAGTCATCAATGTTGCGCTCGCTTCCGTGGTACTCTCCAGGCCAGTTTCAATGGCGCAAACACTCAACGCTCAGCTGGCAGGCACAAACGCGGGCCACATTGCAGCATTCACGCACAGCAGTGACAAAGCGCGGGGACTTTGAATGGAGCTGCACTGGCTGAAGAAAGCAGCTGCAGCGGAAAACAAGCGCTAATTAGTGGGTGACAAAGAGAGTCTTTGTCGATTGCAGCCTTGCGCCTTGCCCAAATCGGCTGGCCTGGCCCGAGCTTCGCCTCTTGTTCGTGCGGAGGGACCGTAGTTGCCTTTCTCTCCTTCACCAGTGCCGCACTCATCGCAAACGTGGAAGCAGCTGCCCTTGCGCCTATATAGTCTCCCACCGTACACTGCCAACCTTTACCCTCCTCCACCATTCCACCACAACCCCAACCATCAACTATCAGCTCGCACCTGCCGATTTAGCTCAACAGCTCAACTCATCGACAGCTTACCCCACTTCTTCAACGACACGTCTACCCACAACCAGCTCGTCATAATGGCCAACACTACCACAGCCTCGAGCGAAAAGAGCATTAGCATCACTACCAGTGATGGTATCACCATGAATGTCCCGCGTCCCGTTGCCGAGCGCTCCATTCTCATCAAGAACTTGCTCGAGGACCTTGGTGGTGAATCCGAGGAATCCATCCCCATCCCCAACGTATGTATCTATTCCCTCACGCCTCCATGTTGCAGAACAGTCGCTAACAAAGTCACAGGTTAACGAGGCGGTCATGAAGAAGGTGCTTGAGTGGTGTGAACACCACCGCAGTGACCCCCCCGCCACGCAAGACGACGACTCGGACTCGCGCAAGAAGTCGACCGACATTGACGAGTGGGACCAGAAGTTCATGCAGGTTGACCAAGAGATGTTGTTCGAGATCATTCTCGCCGCGAATTACCTCGACATCAAGGCACTGCTCGACGTCGGCTGCAAGACAGTCGCGAACATGATCAAGGGCAAGTCCCCTGATGAAATCCGCAAGACTTTCAATATCCAGAACGACTTCACGCCTGAGGAGGAGGAGCAGATCCGTCGCGAGAACGAGTGGGCCGAGGACCGTTAGAGAGTCTAAGATTGCTGAGACTGACCCGGTCGACGACTGAGCAGCTCTCACCTCTTTTCGTCGCGCATGAGGCTTGGCGATTATCACAACAAGGCATGTGTACACATTGAGGGAAGGTATCTGTGGCGTAGCGGAGTTCACGGTCTGATATTTTTCCGCGAGCATGATGCTGGGAAGGCCCCATAGGATCCATGGGTTCTGGCTGGTTAGGATGTCATGAAGGACTAGCTTAGTATAGGTTACATTCAGCCATTATTGTAACCTCGTACAAGGGCAGTTGAATGAAATTTCACATTACATGTTCAATCTTTTTCTCTATTTTATTGTTTCTCCTAATGTGTCCTTTTCCTCTATTTCTCCATCTTTATTCCTAATGCACCCTTTACCTCGGCTTCGGGCTGTTTGATCAAAACGTCAGCTCCCCTCTTCTAGGCATTCGCATAAGACGGACATTGCCGGCCACAGGCAATGTGAATTTGGTTACTGTGGAGAAGGTGAAGTGGGGAAGCTCCGAGTCAGAGGCAATGTAAGTACATGTAATTCCGGGCAATGATTGTCGAAATCACATTCTGTCTACATTTCACAAGATTCGTAAATCTATTATAAATTCATAGGGTTGACCTTGTTCCTATTCAACTTTTGTTCCCTTTCCACAAGCTGAGAATGTAATCTCACTCTCAGGGAGGAAGACCGGGGCCCACATATACCTGACCATATGTATGTGTGTGCTTGCGTTACCACCCACGCTTCGCAAGCTTCTCGCTCTCGCCCATGGAACCGCAGTTGATGCCGACCATGGCCTCACCGAGATCCATCGACACCTCCATCAGCACCTTGGGGTCATTGAAGTGGGTAACAGCCTGCACAATAGCCTTTGCCCTCTTGGCCGCATCGCCCGACTTGAAGATGCCAGAGCCGACAAACACACCATCACAGCCCAACTGCATCATCAATGCAGCATCAGCCGGCGTCGCCACGCCGCCCGCCGCAAAGTTGACAACAGGCAGTCTACCCAGCTTGGCCGTCTCCTTGAGCAGGCTGTAGTCGACCTGTAGGTCCTTTGCGTAGACGCGCAGTTCCTCGTCCGACATGCCCTTTGCCTTTGCGATTTCGGCGTTTACGGTGCGCATATGGCGCACGGCTTCGATGACGTCGCCTGTACCGGCTTCGCCTTTGGTGCGTATCATGGCAGCGCCTTCGGCAATACGGCGGAGGGCTTCGCCGAGACCGCGGCATCCGCACACAAAGGGGATGCGGAAGGGGTGCTTGGAGACGTGGTGAATGGCGTCGGCGGGAGTGAGGACTTCGGATTCGTCAATGTAGTCTACACCTAGGGCTTCGAGGATCTGTAGATTTTACATTGGCTTGTCAGTGGTGTGTTTCTTGGAGACTTTCCCCAATACTTTGCGGTATAGGAGAAGCGAGTAGTATGGTAGAGAACATACCTGGCACTCTACGAAATGGCCAATTCGCGCCTTGGCCATGACGGGAATGGTTACAGTGTCCATGATCTCCTTGATCATCTTGGGGTCGCTCATGCGTGCTACGCCGCCCTGGGAGCGAATGTCTGCAGGCACGCGCTCGAGTGCCATGACGGCACAGGCGCCGGCTTCCTCTGCTATCCGCGCCTGTAGTTATACGTTAGCAATCGCTCTCACGTATGTGATTGTTGTAGCATCAACTTACTTGCTCAGCGTTGACAACGTCCATGATAACACCACCCTTCAACATGCGAGCCAGACCAGCCTTGACGGCGAAGTTGTTCTCGCCATCCTGTGCGCCGTGGCCGTTTGTCGTGGGGAGTTCAGTCGCCATTGTGGAAGAAAAAGGTGCCAAGTACTACTTTTTTTGCAATTGGGAGTAAGCAAGTAAGCAGGTAGGTCGACGGGAAAGTATGTTTGGGAAGAAAAGGGTCAGGCAGGGTCAATTAGTGGTAATCAAAAGGTCACTGGTATTGTATAGGACACGATTGGGTATTAAAGTACAAAAGTCTAAGAGAGAAAATTGGAGCTAAGCTGGTGAGGCGTGAGTCAACCGGCGATGTATTACCTGTACATGTATCCGCGGCATCGCGACAATTTTTTGCCATTTCTAGGGACCTTCTGTCCCGTTGCAGCTCCGGAGCATGCGCCGTCGCCTTTTGCCCCGCCATGGAATGTCCGCGGCATCTGGACCCCACTACACGCCCTTTGACACACGCCATCGCTAACCGCCAATCACGTAATTCGTCATGTGCATCTTTGGCCGTGAATTGCCGTCGCTTAGTCAGACCATTAGTATACGGTCACCGTGCTTCGCAGCATGTTCTGCTTTTGTACGCGCAATATTCGCTGAGATAGGTACAGGGTATTCTTTAGTTGTAGACATCGGTCCGTAAGACGCTGGAAACGCCAGGCTCCAGGGTTCCTCCCACGCCGTGAAGATGCCAATGCCGTGCTGATGCCAATGCGGCCGACCTGACTATACCGAAAAGCGCATTACAAGACGTCTACACTCCAGTGACTCACTCAGTAAGGTGCCGTCTCGCGCTTCAACCACTCTAGCGTCAACGCGTCGTTCTCAAAGTACTTGCTCGTCTTCTCATACACCTCCTTGTGGTATTCGTTGATGAATTTCTTTTCATCTTCTGTAAGCAGGCTCATGTCGACCAAGTTTCTGCAGTGTGGAGTCATGGTTACGTGCTCGAAGCCAAGGTAGGGCTTGTCGCCAAACTTGTGTTTTGTCTCGACCTCCTTCACCATGACCATGTTCTCAATGCGAATACCAAATTTGCCGTCCTCGTAGTATCCGGGCTCATCGGACACTACATTCCCTACAGCTAACGAGACCTCCGAGTATTGAACCCTTGTGCCAATACCGATAGGACCCTCGTGTACGTTGAGGAAGGAGCCAACGCCGTGTCCGGTGCCGTGACGGTAGTCAAGGCCCTCAGCCCATAGGAACTGACGAGCTAGTGCGTCCAAGGCAAAGCCTGTTGTGCCCTTGGGGAACTTTACGCGCTCCAGGGCCATGTTACCCTTGAGCACGAGTGTGTATGCCTTGCGTTCCATCTCTGTAGGCTCGGTGAAGTGTAATGTACGTGTGGTGTCTGTGGTACCATCCCGGTATTGGGCTCCGGAGTCGCACAGGTATATAGCCTTGGGGTCGATAGTCGCGCACTCGCCCTTTTCGGGCTTGTAGTGGATAACAGCGGCGTTTGCTCCTGTCGATGAGATGGTGTCAAAGGAAAGACCCATGAACATGTCGTGCTTCTTGCGGATTTCCTCAAGCTTGTCGGCGCCATCGACCTCATCGAGAGTCGCCTTCTTGTTGATCAGTTGGTCTTCTAGCCAGGCAAAGTACTCGCTCAATGCAGCTCCATCGCGTATGTGGCATTGGCGCATTCCTTCCAGCTCGACCTCGTTCTTGACTGCTTTTGAGTCGCCAACCGGGCTGCGTGTTTCTTCAACCTTGTCGTCACCGCCCAGCGCCTTGTTCAGAGCCCATGATGCTCTATTAGAAGTCAGAAACTTCTTCTGTGTCTCGTTCTTGTCGCTCGCTTCGAAGAGTTCTTTGCTCAGTGCTGTGACATCTCCAAAGATGGCTTCGTATGGTCTAATGGTGATTTTGTTGCCCAAATGCTCCTTGACGTCTTCGGGCAGTTTGTTTTCGTCAACGTAGAGGGTAGCAGCCGTGGGCGTGACGACGGCGTAGGAGAAGAAGACTGGGTTGTATGGGATGCTGTACGGTGTTAGTATTGTGATTGCGTACAGAGAGACTGTCCATACTCGCTACCACGGAGGTTGAACAGCCAAGCGACCTCATCGAGCATGGAGACGACAAAGCCAAggctcttcttcttttcgAGCTCCTTGCGCAAGTCATCAATCTTGTCCTCGAAGCCCTTGCAGGCGTATCTCTCCGGCTGCACTATGACCTTCTCACTCGGTCGGGCTGGTCTTTCGCTGCTCCATACCAGGTCAACTAAATTCTCGTCAATGGCCTTGTATTCGCCGCCCTTCTTCTTTATCTTCTCGGCCAGCTTGCGGGCATCTCCTGCAGTCACGACGCTGGGATCTACGCCGACGACTTTGCCTCCCTCGGCCTGGTCTGCCGTCCACTCCTGGATGGTGGGTACGTCCTGTATGCCCTGCTTCAACAGCTCCCAATTGCTGTCTAATTGCTTCTCCGCCTGGTTGAAGTAGCGGCCGTCGGTTGAGAGGGCAGCCTTGTCGTGGGTAATAACTGCATAGCCGGCGGAGCCTGTGAAGCCACTGATGTAGGCTGAGACGTGTCAACGGTTGTCATGGCAGGGAATGCGGGGTTCTGACCTCGTCGGGCGTCACACGGGGCAATGTACTCGCTCTGGTGGCTGTCTTCGGACGGGACCACTACCGCAAATCAGCTGCTTGTTCGCCCGTCGTGAACCAGACGCCTACTGTAAATGTCGACATTGCGCTCCTTCATGAGCTTACGGAGCTCGGCCAGCCGGTGGCTTGTGTCTACTTTGGCCATGTCGATGGCGTGCAGGGCAGCTGAGGCGTGGAATCGTCTGACGGGGGGGAAAGGCGACTTTGCGGCTACATATGCTGCACGTGTCGCGTGGGACAGTTGGGGAATACGCCGAGGGAGCATAAGGGACTGGCACGCTCAACTCGCGCCTATGTACGATCGGGACATGCACGACACCCCCACCAGCAGCCCGCCTGCAACAAGCACAAACGATTCCCGCACTAGGCGCAATCTCCAGGGTTCCTACCAAGCCTCGCCAAGCGAGAGGACCCTCGCACTAGTTATTTGTTGCGACCTACAGTAGAGCCCCCAACGTCCACCAGTGAAGATCATGGGCTTGTACCGTTGCGCTTTGCCATCGATTTTGCCCCGCCACACGCCCTGGTAGATCAAACTCACACCAAACTCACACCAAACCCGGCCCGACAACGACCACTTCACACTCCGGCGCCGCCTTGCACCATCTTGACAAACCCTGGGCAGCAAATAATGTCAAGCCTGCGCTAGTCCTGACAGCAGATTCCTCTAGGTCCACCGCTTGTAAGTCGACGTGGCCTTGTTTCGCACCTTCCTATACGCTGTCGTAACTTCCTAGTTGAGGGTAGTTGACAACAGCTTGATTAGTCACAGGGCAAGATTAACTCGTGCGAAGCCACAGCACAATATAACTAACAGTCCCAAACAGTGCACATTTGAACCCTGCATTCAACATGGCGAGCAATGGGACGTTTCCTTTACCCTATGACCAAATCGAGGGCCTGGTAAAGTCTCTATACGCACCTGGCCAAGCAAAGAAAATCTCCGAAACCGAGGCCACGCTGCGTGTGCTGCAACGCTCACCCGAAGGCTGGGAGATTGCAGACCATCTCCTAAAGAGCGACGATGAACAGGTCCGCTTCTTTGGCGCCCTCACTCTCACTGTCAAGCTCAACGCCGACTCGGCTGAATTGAGTGAAGAACACTCAGAGCAACTTCTATCCACGCTTATCCGCCATCTCGTTTCACGTCCCACTTCGTCCATTGCAACGCGTAAAGTGAGCTCAACCCTGGCCCAGTATTTCACGAAGCCAATTTCCGTATGGACTCAGTGCATTAGGAGCCTGGCTGTATCCTTTGCTGCTCAAACACCTGTCCTGGACGATGCGCTAGATAAGCATCCCTCAACATGGGACATCTTGCCACGATTCACAGATGACCAGCTTCTGGTCATGCTGGACTTCGCTATGAGCTTAGCAGATGAGTCCAAGAAGCCATCCAATTTCCAAGATAGGAAGCCGCAGGAGCGCATGATGGCGAACATAGAGAGTGTTGAGACTCTTCTCCAAGTATCGTTTGGTCGCGGTATCGAGTGGCTATCAGCATCTATTGGGGATGTAAATCACGCCCAGTCAGTACATCAAGGGGAGAAGATCTGCGTCGCGGCTCTAAAGTGCTTCACCGGATGGATCTTCTACGCCCAGTCAGAATTCAGAGATAGCCCGGAGAAGCTTCAACATCTGCGTTCTGTTACAGAGCTCGCCTTGACATGTCTGGAACATCATGTCGAAGATTCAATGGAGCTTGTAGCTGAGATACTGGAGAACTACCCCGCTTTCTTTGAACCAAAGCATCAAGAAGCACTTTGGTCGATAATATCGGGTCCATGGGGCCTAGAGATACTAAAGAACTCTGATGCCGAAACGGTATCTCTTGCCAGAATCATGGTCGCATATGGACAAATCCTACTTGACTC from Pyrenophora tritici-repentis strain M4 chromosome 1, whole genome shotgun sequence encodes the following:
- a CDS encoding GPI mannosyltransferase 4, which produces MSTRVYFLLILVRVYFALAPSYLHPDENFQGPEVIAGRVFSYPVHETWEFTSDHPIRSTFPLWLAYGWPMYILRWLWEGNGHDVSPSLVYWTLRILMLALSVVLEDWAIHELVASPRARRVAVVLVASSYVTWTFQTHTFSNSLETLLVTWSLVLIQRITEDKASLRSKCSGILASSLLGFMAVVGVFNRITFPAFLIVPATTLLPHFRRKPFSLVFLAAVALFTAFLAICVDTAFYTPGEFAFSKVFTAAVITPFNNFIYNSDSANLAQHGIHPRYQHFLVNLPQLLGPAAPLLFFLRRAHVTMNLVSALSGIALLSIFPHQEARFLLPAVPLILSSIRLPSPRFKTPWIVSWIIFNLALGMLMGLYHQGGIVPVQMHIAKTNETVTHAFWWKTYSPPIWLLNGKNEELTTVDLMGRPGDQMLEQVKKVLPPCRTRKPPHVKDRGAIYLVAPRSAYFLKPYQDPSRKEDISLEEVWSYRQHLNLDDMDFADDGVGNTISRVVGDRGLVVWRATRNCWAAGPLMNN
- a CDS encoding SKP1, SCF ubiquitin ligase, SKP1 component, with translation MANTTTASSEKSISITTSDGITMNVPRPVAERSILIKNLLEDLGGESEESIPIPNVNEAVMKKVLEWCEHHRSDPPATQDDDSDSRKKSTDIDEWDQKFMQVDQEMLFEIILAANYLDIKALLDVGCKTVANMIKGKSPDEIRKTFNIQNDFTPEEEEQIRRENEWAEDR
- a CDS encoding SNZ1, Pyridoxine biosynthesis enzyme, with the translated sequence MATELPTTNGHGAQDGENNFAVKAGLARMLKGGVIMDVVNAEQARIAEEAGACAVMALERVPADIRSQGGVARMSDPKMIKEIMDTVTIPVMAKARIGHFVECQILEALGVDYIDESEVLTPADAIHHVSKHPFRIPFVCGCRGLGEALRRIAEGAAMIRTKGEAGTGDVIEAVRHMRTVNAEIAKAKGMSDEELRVYAKDLQVDYSLLKETAKLGRLPVVNFAAGGVATPADAALMMQLGCDGVFVGSGIFKSGDAAKRAKAIVQAVTHFNDPKVLMEVSMDLGEAMVGINCGSMGESEKLAKRGW
- a CDS encoding PepP, Xaa-Pro aminopeptidase, with translation MAKVDTSHRLAELRKLMKERNVDIYMVPSEDSHQSEYIAPCDARRAYISGFTGSAGYAVITHDKAALSTDGRYFNQAEKQLDSNWELLKQGIQDVPTIQEWTADQAEGGKVVGVDPSVVTAGDARKLAEKIKKKGGEYKAIDENLVDLVWSSERPARPSEKVIVQPERYACKGFEDKIDDLRKELEKKKSLGFVVSMLDEVAWLFNLRGSDIPYNPVFFSYAVVTPTAATLYVDENKLPEDVKEHLGNKITIRPYEAIFGDVTALSKELFEASDKNETQKKFLTSNRASWALNKALGGDDKVEETRSPVGDSKAVKNEVELEGMRQCHIRDGAALSEYFAWLEDQLINKKATLDEVDGADKLEEIRKKHDMFMGLSFDTISSTGANAAVIHYKPEKGECATIDPKAIYLCDSGAQYRDGTTDTTRTLHFTEPTEMERKAYTLVLKGNMALERVKFPKGTTGFALDALARQFLWAEGLDYRHGTGHGVGSFLNVHEGPIGIGTRVQYSEVSLAVGNVVSDEPGYYEDGKFGIRIENMVMVKEVETKHKFGDKPYLGFEHVTMTPHCRNLVDMSLLTEDEKKFINEYHKEVYEKTSKYFENDALTLEWLKRETAPY